The region TGCGTGATTCCTCCGTGCTTGCGCCGGAAGTCATAGCGTACGACCGTCAAGTTCCCATCATTGCTGAGCCGGGCATCGATCGCCGCCGTGCTCAACTCGATCCCCGACTCCGGGCCCAGCAGAACGCAAGAGGACGCGAGGAAGAACGCGCCGGAACTGGTGAAGCCAGTAGGGCGCAGCAGCACAGCGGCTCCGTTCGTCCACGTGAATCCTCGCCGTCCCAGGACAGTCGTCGTGGTGACGTTCCCTCCCCGCGCGAGTCCGCGACGGGGGCACCGCCTCGGTACAGCTCGGTCCTTGGTCTCGACAGTCCCGCATCCAGTTCGATCAGCGACAAGTCTGGATACGAAGCAGAGGTCCGCATCGGGCGCGGGGATGTTTCGCCCCTCGCGGGCGAGTATGGTCCCGTCCACGAACGCTCTGCAGCCATCCAGGATGCGCCACGTACCGGGTTCCTGGACTTCAGCGAGCCCCGGCGCGAAGTTGCCGCCATTCATGGTCCTTCGTTTCTCGGCCTTGGTGGAGATGAAGTCTCTGAATACGGAGACGAAAGTCGCCAGTCGCACTCGCGTCGCAACGTCGCGCTCGTCATTCTCGCTCTGCTCCTTATATTGGCGGCAGTGCAGTGGCGCTCCATTCGCGACTTCGGAGTGCGCTACGCGCAGAACGGAACCATGAGCCTGCCTCTCGCGCTAAAGAGAGGACAACCCGCGCCCGCCGGACCCGCGGCCAACTCCACCGCCAATTTGGGGTCAACAACCGCGAACTCCAATCCGGAGATCGTTGTCGAGCCAGCGCGCAATCCGAACGCGGCCACCACGCAATCCGGCAACCTCGCGGCCGCGGGCAATGGTGCTGCAGGTAATACCGCGACAAACAACGCGCAGCCGCCCTCGAACTCGCAACAATCGTCAGCGTCACCGCATTCTCCGCCTGCAAACTCAACAACGCCCGCGACCAGCGGCAGCAACAGTTCGACGCCTGCCACGACGCCGGAGACGGCGCAGAAAGCCAGCAACCGAAACGAAGACGTGCAACAAGGAGAGCCCGGTAACAGAGAGCCCGCTAGGGATGGTGTCGCCGGGCGCGGCACCGCACGCGAGGCCGACAGCGAGGAATCCGCAGCACCCGGCAAGTCCGCCATGTCCGGGCGTGGCAAGTTTTCGCCCTCCTTGCGCGACACCGAACCTGCCGAGGGCGGAGCCGCCGAGCTTGCCCAGGCAACAGCCGCTGGCAATCCGTCCGTCGCAGCGGCATGGCTCTGGAAGGCCGTTGGCAAGGGAAACTCCGAAGCCGCCGTGCGTCTCGCCGATATGTACGTCACCGGTCGCGGCGGCATCACGCAGAACTGCGATCAGGGGCTTATCCTGCTGCGCTCCGCCGCCAGCAAGAAGAACGCGCGAGCTCGAAGCAAACTTGGCTCGCTTTACGCCACTGGCTCCTGCGTCGCGCAAGACCGTGTCGCTGCCTACCACTGGATGAGCCTCGCACTGCAGGCCGATCCGGGCAGCGAGTGGATCGCTCACAATCGCAATACGCTGTGGCAGCAGATGTCGTCCACTGAGCGTGCGCAGGCTGGTCCGCGACCGTAAAGCCAAATTACGTGTAACCGTCGGCCAGCGCGCGTTACCTCGCCCCACGATATTTTGGAACCGAATACATCGCCCGCGCATCCTAGCCTTGGAGGAAAGAACGATCATGGCTTTCGAAGTTCCGCCGCTGCCTTATGCCTACGAAGCGCTCGAACCCTATATCGATGCGCAGACCATGCACCTGCACCACGACAAGCACCACCAGGCTTACGTGGACAACTTCAACGCCGCAGTAGATAAAACGCCGGAGCTCAAGGGCAAGAGTCCAGAAGACATTCTGCGACATCTCACCAGCGTTCCGGAAGCCGTACGCACCGCGGTGCGCAACCACGGCGGCGGACACGTCAACCACTCCATGTTCTGGGCCATCATGGCTCCCAACGCAGGCGGACAACCCACTGGCGCTATCGCCGACGCGATTAAGAAAACCTTCGGCGACTTCGCCCAGTTCCAGGAAAAGTTCAACGATGCCGGAGCCAAGCAATTCGGCAGCGGCTGGGTGTGGCTCGTGCAAGGCAATGGCGGACTGCAGATCATGTCCACGCCAAACCAGGACAGCCCGCTCTCTCAGGGGCTCTACCCAGTCATGGGCAATGACGTCTGGGAACACGCGTATTACCTCAAGTACCAAAACCGTCGCGCCGAGTACCTGAAGGCGTGGTGGAACGTCGTGAACTGGAGCGAGATCAACCAGCGCCTGCAAAAGGCAGGCAAGTAGGACAAGGCGGGTGTCCTAGCCGCCAAAGTCAAGAACGAGTGAAGCGGCAGGCGTTATCGCCTGCCGCGTTTTGTTGTGGCGCATTGGTGTGCCTTGCGCTTCAGACTGGCATCGGTTACGTACAACCTCGAAACACCTCTGAAGATTCTCATATACATGTCCCTTGGTAGCGGCGAAAAGGCTCCAAGTCCAGCCAACGGCAGCAACTCGCGGAGCTTCTCGCGATTTGCAGCGCGCACGGCAACGCTTGTCGGCTCTTCGTGGATATTCATCCTTGCATGTGCCAGTATCTTCATCTGGGCCTTCACTGGCCCCATCTTTCATTTCTCGGACACATGGCAGCTCATCATCAACACCGCCACGACCATCGTCACCTTTCTCATGGTTTTTCTGATCCAGAACACGCAGAACCGCGACGCCCGCGCCCTTCATCTCAAGCTCGACGAAATCATCCGTTCCATTCGCCATGCTCACAACGACATGATCGATATCGAAAAGCTCAGCGACGAAGAGCTCGAAAATATGACTAAACACTACGAGCGCATTCGCGAAGAGTACGAGCACCGGGCGGCCTCCCGCGTCCACAGCAAGAAAAAGCTCCCCGCCGCATAAGTCGCAATCCTCGCTGCGCCCATCGTGTTGCTTGTCAGTCAGCGTTTACGAAACCAAGGATTTGCTTTCCGTTTTGGAAACAGCGCATGACGTGTCACTATTGATGACTATGCAGACGATGGAAGCCAAGCGAACGTCTTTCACCATCAAGCATCCATTACTATCGATTCTTTTTATCGTCTCGATATCGGCAGTGTTTTACCTGGTTACCCGGCTGATCTCCAATCTGCCGGAGAAGGCGAAAGAAATCGTGAGCTACGAACTCGTGCCGATGGTGTGCCTCTGCGCTTGTCTAGCTCTGCTGGTCCGCGCCGTCCTGTACAGGTTTGCAAAGGGAACTCAGCACGCGCTCTCGAGCGAAACCAAGCAAAAGGCCCGCGCCAAAAGCGCAGGCCACTGACTAACTACCGCTCCCCAGCTATTTCCTGTAAACCTCGCCGCCCTTCATCACCCACTGCACTTTTTCCAGAAGCGTGATGTCGTCCAGCGGATTGCCCGGTACAGCGATGATGTCCGCGTATTTGCCCGCGTCCAGCGTACCGATCTGGTCCTGCCAGCCCAGCAGTTCCGCCGCGTCCGCCGTCGCCGAGCGTAGAGCTTGCGCCGGGGTCATGCCCAGCTTCACCATGGTTTTGAACTGTACTGCCGGATTCACGTCCCAGGAGAAGCCGCCCACGTCAGTGCCGAACGCGATCTTCACGCCTGCCTTCAGTGCCTGCGAAACGTCTCCTGATGCACGCTTACCATCTTCGGCCACACCCCGCCGCGACCTTCGGCAACGTATTCGCCCACAAAAAGCGTCGGCACGTACCAGATGCCTTTTTGCTTCATCGTTGCGAAATCTTCATCGGCGATGTAATCGCCGTGTTCGATCGAATCGACGCCCGCGGTGACCGAGTTGTGCACACCCTGCAAGGCTGTCGCGTGGCTCGCAACCTTGTGCCGCTGCCGATGCGATTCGTCCACGATCGCCTTCAACTCATCCACCGTGAACGTCGGTATGTCGTCCAGCACGCCATCCGGGCGAAGCACGTACGAGCGGTCGGAATAAACCTTGATCCAGTCCACGCCGTAGCTCAGTTGCTCGCGCACGGCTCTGCGACCGCCTTCTACGCCATCCACTTCCTGGACGCCCTTCGGCAAGTGCGGTTGCAACTCCCATGCATATCCCAGCACGGGATACGCGCCTGTCACGTCCATAGCGCGTCCGGCGACCTGCATGCGCGGTCCCGGCACGATGCCCTGGTTGATCGCCTTCTTCAAATCGACGTCGGCGTATCCGGCGCCTTCCGTTTCCAGATCACGCAACGCCGTGAATCCATACTGCAACGCCAGGCGCGCCGCACGCGACGCCAGCAGCGTGCGGAAGGGTATCGACTGCTTCAGAATCTGTTCGTCGTAGTCTGCCGCCGTGATGTCGCCTTGCAGCAGCACGTGCGTGTGCGTCTCGATCATCCCCGGCAGGCACGTTGAACGCGAAAGATCGACCACATCGACGCCCGCCGCCGGCGCCGCGCTTCCATTCTGCACCGCCTTGATCCGGTCGCCCTCTACGACGATCGTCAGCGGACCCTTCTTCAGCGCGCCGGCCCTTGTATCCACCATCGCGCCGCACCGAAGGTACGTCGTCTTCTTCGGCACTTGCGCCTGCTGATCGTTGCGCGGAGCCTGCGCCAGCACCCCACCACAAATGCCAAACAGCGCGACTGCAACACACACGAGCTTTCTCATCTCAGTTCCTTATGTCCTCGCGGTGACCACAGAATTGCGCCCGCGAGTGTATCACCGGCCTGTGAACGTCCAAACGATTAGGCCCCGATTGACGCTGGACTCGCAACCCGGTTTTCCACATACTGCACCAATCATGGGTAATTGACCCTGTCGGCACCGCGGTCTACTCTCGCGAGTACAGTTGTTCCAGCCATTCGGCTCGTCGAAAAAGTCCGCTCGCATCTCGGACCAAGGAACAAATCGGGAAAATACGGTTGCAGTCCGCTTTCGGAAATATGTCTGCCCCGCTCGATTTCGCTTTTTGGCCATTCGGATGGGAATTTCGCTCGAAAAGGCTTAAAATACAACATATAGCGGTACCCCCTTGACACGTACAACATGGAGAGGTACTGTTCGCATCCCAAGACGTACATCCGGGGTGGCCCGGTTCGGCGGCGGCAGAGGTGACGGCGTCGGCCTGGTCTGGATAGCAACACGAAATTTCGCCTTGGCGAGATGTTTTGCGGACTCCCCGCTACTTGTTGAACGCAAGCAACGGGCTCAGTGCGGTGATCCTTTACAGCTTGGGCTTTGTTCGGATCAGTGCTGCGGTGGCACTGGACAAAGCCGTTCCGTTCTTGAGGGCCTCGGCCTTCCCGTTGCTTGCTATGCGGCTTGCGGCGATGGGCTTCCTGTCCTCTGAAAGGAAAATTACACGGGGCATCGATACCGTCCCCGGCGTTGTCGCACGCCTGAACGTGTGCTGTAGTTTTTGCCCAGTTGTTCTCCGGCGCGCAACGCGCCAAGAGTTTTCGTCGTATCGCATGAAGAGGAGCAGAATAGAGATGGCCGATGTATCCAACAAGACCACGACCGGCGTAGCCCCCACTGCGCAGCAAACAGCGAGCAACATGAACAGGAAAAAGGTGGCTCCGGGCCTCTCCTTCAAGCGCTATTTCACCAAGGCGGGAACTTCCCCCTACGATGAAGTGGAGTGGGAACTCCGCACCGCGCAGATCACGGACGCCAAGGGCAACGTGATCTTCGAGCAGAACGACGTTGAGATTCCCAAAGATTGGTCGATGACGGCCACCAACATCGTGGCCTCGAAATACCTGCACGGACAGGTCGGCACCCCCGACCGCGAGACCGGCGTCCGCCAGCTTGTAACGCGCGTAGCCGAAACCATTCGCGACTGGGGCATGGCCGGCGGATACTTCCGCTCGTCCGAAGACGCAGCAGTCTTCCACGATGAGCTTGTTCACATCCTTGTCCAGCAGAAGGCCGCGTTCAATTCGCCGGTGTGGTTCAACGTAGGTTGCGATCGCATTGAGCCAAACTCAGACGCCACAAACTGGCATTGGAATCCCGAGACGCATCAGGTCGAGTTCGGCAAGACCGGCTATTCCAATCCGCAGTGCTCGGCGTGCTTCATCAACAGCGTGCACGA is a window of Clostridia bacterium DNA encoding:
- a CDS encoding superoxide dismutase is translated as MAFEVPPLPYAYEALEPYIDAQTMHLHHDKHHQAYVDNFNAAVDKTPELKGKSPEDILRHLTSVPEAVRTAVRNHGGGHVNHSMFWAIMAPNAGGQPTGAIADAIKKTFGDFAQFQEKFNDAGAKQFGSGWVWLVQGNGGLQIMSTPNQDSPLSQGLYPVMGNDVWEHAYYLKYQNRRAEYLKAWWNVVNWSEINQRLQKAGK
- a CDS encoding amidohydrolase family protein — translated: MRKLVCVAVALFGICGGVLAQAPRNDQQAQVPKKTTYLRCGAMVDTRAGALKKGPLTIVVEGDRIKAVQNGSAAPAAGVDVVDLSRSTCLPGMIETHTHVLLQGDITAADYDEQILKQSIPFRTLLASRAARLALQYGFTALRDLETEGAGYADVDLKKAINQGIVPGPRMQVAGRAMDVTGAYPVLGYAWELQPHLPKGVQEVDGVEGGRRAVREQLSYGVDWIKVYSDRSYVLRPDGVLDDIPTFTVDELKAIVDESHRQRHKVASHATALQGVHNSVTAGVDSIEHGDYIADEDFATMKQKGIWYVPTLFVGEYVAEGRGGVWPKMVSVHQETFRRH
- a CDS encoding amidohydrolase family protein, with amino-acid sequence MKIAFGTDVGGFSWDVNPAVQFKTMVKLGMTPAQALRSATADAAELLGWQDQIGTLDAGKYADIIAVPGNPLDDITLLEKVQWVMKGGEVYRK
- a CDS encoding zinc-ribbon domain-containing protein, with the protein product MLCPACHHPNSDEQRFCGSCGVPLRSIDAAEAQSTLDYFYRLIRQKPSEENLSSLADYNSQVPPSGAFAEEEAKLREQERALAVSELRDATPNVREPGFESHGIDSTRASQDTSQQLSSSEKNPPDVGSCAPNPISGRTSASKGATRDTEHHGKLADAPSPELKTDSATPVLPLRDSSVLAPEVIAYDRQVPIIAEPGIDRRRAQLDPRLRAQQNARGREEERAGTGEASRAQQHSGSVRPRESSPSQDSRRGDVPSPRESATGAPPRYSSVLGLDSPASSSISDKSGYEAEVRIGRGDVSPLAGEYGPVHERSAAIQDAPRTGFLDFSEPRREVAAIHGPSFLGLGGDEVSEYGDESRQSHSRRNVALVILALLLILAAVQWRSIRDFGVRYAQNGTMSLPLALKRGQPAPAGPAANSTANLGSTTANSNPEIVVEPARNPNAATTQSGNLAAAGNGAAGNTATNNAQPPSNSQQSSASPHSPPANSTTPATSGSNSSTPATTPETAQKASNRNEDVQQGEPGNREPARDGVAGRGTAREADSEESAAPGKSAMSGRGKFSPSLRDTEPAEGGAAELAQATAAGNPSVAAAWLWKAVGKGNSEAAVRLADMYVTGRGGITQNCDQGLILLRSAASKKNARARSKLGSLYATGSCVAQDRVAAYHWMSLALQADPGSEWIAHNRNTLWQQMSSTERAQAGPRP
- a CDS encoding low affinity iron permease family protein; amino-acid sequence: MSLGSGEKAPSPANGSNSRSFSRFAARTATLVGSSWIFILACASIFIWAFTGPIFHFSDTWQLIINTATTIVTFLMVFLIQNTQNRDARALHLKLDEIIRSIRHAHNDMIDIEKLSDEELENMTKHYERIREEYEHRAASRVHSKKKLPAA